The Vigna unguiculata cultivar IT97K-499-35 chromosome 6, ASM411807v1, whole genome shotgun sequence genome contains a region encoding:
- the LOC114186915 gene encoding uncharacterized protein LOC114186915 isoform X1, with product MIGEENKIILMEDSQNQGCHPEGTAWFEFHMELPSETEPFQLEQAVCSHGFFMMAPNHWDPLSKTLTRPLLLHNPSSPSSSSSSLLVSISQRSQSLAVRVHSVHSISPQQQRHITAQISRMLRLSQAEEKAVREFRSVHIDHPNRSFGGRVFRSPTLFEDMVKCILLCNCQWPRTLNMAQALCELQFELQNVLPCAVVGSSNPKVEAEGFVPKTPASKENRIKKAQPKGTLLKKKLELELELEVDGNLQIDNHVFDLSSDTTSLPPDNGDSEMHGSDDSCYQFPNEGEYFDRTGNFPSPIELANLSESFLAERCRLGYRARYILELAQAIVEGKIQLEELEELSKDASLSCYKQLGEQLKQIKGFGPFTRANVLMCLGYYHVIPWDSETIRHLKQVHSKNTTSKTIESDLEEIYGKYEPYQFLAFWSEIWDFYETRFGKMNEMHSSVYKRITASNMRSTVNATNKRKRPSRKCQC from the exons ATGATCGGAGAAGAAAATAAGATCATTCTAATGGAGGACTCACAAAACCAGGGTTGCCACCCAGAAGGAACCGCATGGTTCGAATTCCACATGGAGCTTCCCTCCGAAACAGAGCCATTCCAGTTGGAGCAAGCAGTCTGCAGTCACGGCTTCTTCATGATGGCACCCAACCACTGGGACCCTCTCTCCAAAACCCTAACTCGTCCACTCCTTCTCCACAacccttcttctccttcttcttcttcttcttccctccTCGTTTCCATTTCCCAGCGCTCTCAATCGCTCGCCGTTAGGGTTCATTCCGTCCATTCCATCTCTCCCCAACAACAGCGTCACATCACG GCTCAGATTTCCAGAATGCTGCGGCTGTCCCAAGCGGAGGAAAAGGCCGTGAGGGAGTTCAGAAGCGTGCACATTGATCATCCAAATAGAAGCTTCGGTGGAAGGGTGTTTAGGTCTCCCACGTTGTTCGAGGACATGGTTAAGTGCATACTCCTCTGCAACTGCCA GTGGCCAAGGACATTGAACATGGCTCAGGCACTCTGTGAGCTTCAATTTGAACTGCAAAATGTGTTGCCCTGTGCTGTTGTAGGGTCGAGCAATCCAAAAGTTGAAGCTGAGGGGTTCGTTCCAAAGACACCAGCTTCTAAAGAAAACCGGATAAAGAAGGCACAACCAAAGGGCACGCTTCTTAAGAAGAAATTAGAGTTGGAATTGGAATTGGAAGTGGATGGAAATCTGCAAATTGACAACCACGTGTTTGATTTAAGTTCCGACACAACCTCACTTCCACCAGATAATGGGGATTCGGAGATGCATGGTTCAGATGATTCATGTTATCAGTTCCCCAATGAAGGAGAGTACTTTGACCGTACTGGAAATTTTCCTTCCCCAATTGAGCTCGCAAACCTTAGTGAGAGTTTTCTGGCAGAGCGATGCAGACTTGGGTACAGAGCACGTTATATATTAGAACTTGCGCAGGCCATTGTTGAAGGAAAAATTCAATTAGAAGAGCTTGAAGAGCTGTCGAAAGATGCAAGCTTGTCCTGCTATAAGCAGCTTGGTGAACAGCTCAAACAAATTAAGGGGTTTGGTCCATTTACTCGCGCCAATGTACTCATGTGTTTGGGATATTATCATGTCATTCCATGGGATTCTGAAACTATTAGACACTTAAAGCAG gttcattcaaaaaatacaacCTCTAAGACAATTGAGAGTGATCTTGAGGAGATTTATGGAAAGTATGAGCCTTATCAGTTCCTGGCATTCTG GTCTGAGATATGGGACTTCTATGAAACAAGGTTTGGGAAGATGAATGAAATGCATTCTTCTGTTTATAAACGTATAACTGCCAGTAATATGAGAAGCACTGTGAATGCAACAAACAAGAGGAAGAGACCATCACGGAAATGCCAATGCTGA
- the LOC114186915 gene encoding uncharacterized protein LOC114186915 isoform X2, with protein sequence MIGEENKIILMEDSQNQGCHPEGTAWFEFHMELPSETEPFQLEQAVCSHGFFMMAPNHWDPLSKTLTRPLLLHNPSSPSSSSSSLLVSISQRSQSLAVRVHSVHSISPQQQRHITISRMLRLSQAEEKAVREFRSVHIDHPNRSFGGRVFRSPTLFEDMVKCILLCNCQWPRTLNMAQALCELQFELQNVLPCAVVGSSNPKVEAEGFVPKTPASKENRIKKAQPKGTLLKKKLELELELEVDGNLQIDNHVFDLSSDTTSLPPDNGDSEMHGSDDSCYQFPNEGEYFDRTGNFPSPIELANLSESFLAERCRLGYRARYILELAQAIVEGKIQLEELEELSKDASLSCYKQLGEQLKQIKGFGPFTRANVLMCLGYYHVIPWDSETIRHLKQVHSKNTTSKTIESDLEEIYGKYEPYQFLAFWSEIWDFYETRFGKMNEMHSSVYKRITASNMRSTVNATNKRKRPSRKCQC encoded by the exons ATGATCGGAGAAGAAAATAAGATCATTCTAATGGAGGACTCACAAAACCAGGGTTGCCACCCAGAAGGAACCGCATGGTTCGAATTCCACATGGAGCTTCCCTCCGAAACAGAGCCATTCCAGTTGGAGCAAGCAGTCTGCAGTCACGGCTTCTTCATGATGGCACCCAACCACTGGGACCCTCTCTCCAAAACCCTAACTCGTCCACTCCTTCTCCACAacccttcttctccttcttcttcttcttcttccctccTCGTTTCCATTTCCCAGCGCTCTCAATCGCTCGCCGTTAGGGTTCATTCCGTCCATTCCATCTCTCCCCAACAACAGCGTCACATCACG ATTTCCAGAATGCTGCGGCTGTCCCAAGCGGAGGAAAAGGCCGTGAGGGAGTTCAGAAGCGTGCACATTGATCATCCAAATAGAAGCTTCGGTGGAAGGGTGTTTAGGTCTCCCACGTTGTTCGAGGACATGGTTAAGTGCATACTCCTCTGCAACTGCCA GTGGCCAAGGACATTGAACATGGCTCAGGCACTCTGTGAGCTTCAATTTGAACTGCAAAATGTGTTGCCCTGTGCTGTTGTAGGGTCGAGCAATCCAAAAGTTGAAGCTGAGGGGTTCGTTCCAAAGACACCAGCTTCTAAAGAAAACCGGATAAAGAAGGCACAACCAAAGGGCACGCTTCTTAAGAAGAAATTAGAGTTGGAATTGGAATTGGAAGTGGATGGAAATCTGCAAATTGACAACCACGTGTTTGATTTAAGTTCCGACACAACCTCACTTCCACCAGATAATGGGGATTCGGAGATGCATGGTTCAGATGATTCATGTTATCAGTTCCCCAATGAAGGAGAGTACTTTGACCGTACTGGAAATTTTCCTTCCCCAATTGAGCTCGCAAACCTTAGTGAGAGTTTTCTGGCAGAGCGATGCAGACTTGGGTACAGAGCACGTTATATATTAGAACTTGCGCAGGCCATTGTTGAAGGAAAAATTCAATTAGAAGAGCTTGAAGAGCTGTCGAAAGATGCAAGCTTGTCCTGCTATAAGCAGCTTGGTGAACAGCTCAAACAAATTAAGGGGTTTGGTCCATTTACTCGCGCCAATGTACTCATGTGTTTGGGATATTATCATGTCATTCCATGGGATTCTGAAACTATTAGACACTTAAAGCAG gttcattcaaaaaatacaacCTCTAAGACAATTGAGAGTGATCTTGAGGAGATTTATGGAAAGTATGAGCCTTATCAGTTCCTGGCATTCTG GTCTGAGATATGGGACTTCTATGAAACAAGGTTTGGGAAGATGAATGAAATGCATTCTTCTGTTTATAAACGTATAACTGCCAGTAATATGAGAAGCACTGTGAATGCAACAAACAAGAGGAAGAGACCATCACGGAAATGCCAATGCTGA
- the LOC114188067 gene encoding ferric reduction oxidase 7, chloroplastic-like, with amino-acid sequence MEKNNFDYSPLLSPRGDETASKTLSSSLVSATKWTLKFFISVIFVLWTAFIFFQPAKPVHNLFSKWYELSRNTPFGITGSIFLVFTAPLLIIAFLAIAHLNLTGEDQLQGKKSSKLPRFRLWTFPVLIRGPFGVVSATEFVGIVLFLLYVFWATYAYSVQALGMISESDLSSFREKSIFMIKIMGLRTGAIGLMCLAFLFVPVSRGSVLLRYIDIPFGHATRYHVWLGHLTMVMFTIHGLLYVIAWAMEGLLVQKQSYLKDQSNNENVDDKIHQNGSLAPKDQSEDSVEKSTVVTYGSRPDFKEIYESSSKKWGLVDVGVIVCGPSTLRTSVAEEIRSHSMTRQRHDSIFHFHNHGFDL; translated from the exons ATGGAGAAAAACAATTTTGATTACAGTCCTTTGCTTTCTCCTCGTGGCGATGAAACTGCAAGCAAGACACTATCATCTTCTCTTGTGTCAGCTACTAAATGGACTCTCAAGTTTTTTATCTCCGTCATCTTTGTTTTGTGGAcagcttttattttttttcaacctGCAAAGCCTGTGCATAACTTGTTTTCAAAATGGTATGAGCTCAGCCGTAATACTCCTTTTGGAATCACAG GAAGCATCTTTTTGGTGTTCACTGCCCCATTACTCATAATTGCATTTCTTGCCATTGCGCACCTAAATCTTACTGGGGAGGATCAACTTCAAGG AAAGAAGAGTTCCAAACTTCCTAGGTTCCGCCTATGGACATTTCCTGTGCTTATCAGAGGACCATTTGGGGTTGTTTCTGCCACAGAATTCGTTGGGATTGTCCTGTTTTTGCTGTATGTTTTCTGGGCTACTTATGCTTATAGTGTGCAGGCCCTTGGAATGATCTCTGAATCTGATCTGTCCTCCTTTAGAGAGAAGAG CATattcatgataaaaattatgGGACTTCGAACCGGCGCGATTGGATTAATGTGTTTGGCATTCCTATTTGTCCCGGTTTCAAGGGGATCTGTTCTTCTCCGCTATATAGATATCCCTTTTGGACATGCCACAAGATATCATGTATGGCTGGGACACCTCACGATGGTGATGTTTACTATCCATGGACTTCTCTATGTCATTGCTTGGGCAATGGAAGGCCTCCTTGTACAAAAA CAAAGTTATTTGAAAGATCAGTCCAATAATGAAAATGTTGATGATAAGATTCACCAAAATGGCTCTTTGGCTCCCAAGGATCAAAGTGAAGACAGTGTTGAAAAGTCAACTGTTGTTACCTATGGTTCCAGGCCAGACTTCAAAG AAATCTATGAATCAAGTTCCAAGAAGTGGGGCCTTGTTGATGTGGGTGTCATAGTTTGCGGCCCTTCAACACTTCGGACAAGTGTTGCTGAAGAAATCAGGTCACACAGCATGACAAGACAACGCCATGATTCCATCTTCCATTTCCACAACCATGGCTTTGATCTCTAG
- the LOC114188066 gene encoding ferric reduction oxidase 7, chloroplastic-like: MEKNNFDYSPLLSPRGDETASKTLSSSLVSATKWTLKFFISVIFVLWTAFIFFQPAKPVNTLFSKWYELSRNTPFGITGSIFLVFTAPLLIIAFLAIAHLNLTGEDQLQGKKSSKLPRFRLWTFPVLIRGPFGVVSATEFVGIVLFLLYVFWATYAYSVQALGMISESDLSSFREKSIFMIKIMGLRTGAIGLMCLAFLFVPVSRGSVLLRYIDIPFEHATRYHVWLGHLTMVMFTIHGLLYVIAWAMEGLLVQKLVQWKDIGVANLPGVISLLAGLLMWVTSLPGVRTWNFELFFYTHQLYVVFVVFLALHVGDFIFTMTAGGIFLFLLDRFLRFCQSRRKVNIISSRCLPCGTVELVISKPQNLRYNALSFIFVQVRELSWLQWHPFSVSSSPLDGKHHLAVLIKVLGKWTEKLRQKITDTDAQKDLSVITTSVEGPYGHEVPYHLMYENLILVAGGIGLSPFIAILSDILHRVREGKPCQPRNILLVWAVKNSNELPLLSTINMETICPSFSDKVNIDIRIYVTRESDPPLEEGYTHKPIKSSFCPMASDYGMSVLVGTGDNFWSGLYVISSTVGFVILLTLLYVYYITPFHIEIWWYKGLLYVICMVASVVIFGGSVVVLWHNWEKQSYLKDKSNNENVDDKIHQNGSLAPKDQSEDSVEKSTVVSYGSRPDFKEIYESSSKKWGLVDVGVIVCGPSTLQTSVAEEIRSHSMTRQRHDSIFHFHSHSFDL, encoded by the exons ATGGAGAAAAACAATTTTGATTACAGTCCTTTGCTTTCTCCTCGTGGCGATGAAACTGCAAGCAAGACACTATCATCTTCTCTTGTGTCAGCTACTAAATGGACTCTCAAGTTTTTTATCTCCGTCATCTTTGTTTTGTGGAcagcttttattttttttcaacctGCAAAGCCTGTGAAtaccttgttttcaaaatggTATGAGCTCAGCCGTAACACTCCTTTTGGAATCACAG GAAGCATCTTTTTGGTGTTCACTGCCCCATTACTCATAATTGCATTTCTTGCCATTGCGCACCTAAATCTTACTGGGGAGGATCAGCTTCAAGG AAAGAAGAGTTCCAAACTTCCTAGGTTCCGCCTATGGACATTTCCTGTGCTTATCAGAGGACCATTTGGGGTTGTTTCTGCCACAGAATTCGTTGGGATTGTCCTGTTTTTGCTGTATGTTTTCTGGGCTACTTATGCTTATAGTGTGCAGGCCCTTGGAATGATATCTGAATCTGATCTGTCCTCCTTTAGAGAGAAGAG CATATTCATGATCAAAATTATGGGACTTCGAACCGGCGCGATTGGATTAATGTGTTTGGCATTCCTATTTGTCCCGGTTTCAAGGGGATCTGTTCTTCTCCGCTATATAGATATCCCTTTTGAACATGCCACAAGATATCATGTATGGCTGGGACACCTCACAATGGTGATGTTTACTATCCATGGACTTCTCTATGTCATTGCTTGGGCAATGGAAGGCCTCCTTGTACAAAAA TTAGTACAATGGAAAGATATTGGTGTAGCCAATCTCCCAGGAGTTATTAGCCTTCTAGCTGGTTTGTTAATGTGGGTGACCTCTCTTCCTGGCGTGCGAACATGGAACTTTGAGTTGTTCTTCTACACACATCAATTATACGTAGTCTTTGTTGTCTTTTTGGCCTTGCATGTTGGTGACTTTATTTTCACTATGACTGCTGGTGGAATATTTCTCTTTCTGCTTGATCGGTTTCTGAGGTTCTGCCAATCACGAAGGAAAGTCAATATAATCTCTTCAAGATGCCTTCCATGTGGCACTGTGGAATTGGTTATTTCAAAACCTCAAA ATTTGAGGTACAATGCTCTAAGTTTCATTTTCGTTCAAGTCCGGGAACTATCATGGCTGCAGTGGCATCCATTCAGTGTTTCTTCTAGCCCTTTGGATGGAAAGCATCACCTTGCTGTTCTTATAAAGGTTCTTGGCAAATGGACGGAGAAGCTGAGACAAAAGATTACTGATACTGATGCACAAAAAGATTTATCAGTCATAACAACTTCAGTGGAGGGACCATATGGGCACGAAGTACCATACCATTTAAT GTACGAAAATCTTATATTAGTGGCTGGTGGTATTGGACTTTCACCCTTCATTGCTATACTGAGTGACATTCTCCACCGTGTTAGGGAGGGGAAACCCTGTCAACCGAGAAATATTTTACTAGTTTGGGCAGTGAAAAATTCAAATGAGCTTCCACTTCTCTCAACCATTAACATGGAAACAATTTGTCCATCCTTTTCAGATAAAGTAAACATTGATATTCGTATTTATGTCACTAGAGAATCAGATCCTCCATTG GAAGAGGGGTACACTCACAAACCAATAAAATCTTCATTCTGCCCTATGGCTAGTGATTATGGCATGTCTGTTCTGGTTGGCACAGGGGACAATTTCTGGTCTGGACTTTATGTTATCTCATCTACAGTTGGCTTTGTGATATTGCTGACTTTGTTGTATGTTTACTACATAACCCCATTTCACATAGAGATATGGTGGTACAAGGGACTACTATATGTGATATGCATGGTTGCAAGTGTTGTTATCTTTGGAGGTTCAGTGGTTGTATTGTGGCACAATTGGGAAAAGCAAAGTTATTTGAAAGATAAGTCCAATAATGAAAATGTTGATGATAAGATTCACCAAAATGGCTCTTTGGCTCCCAAGGATCAAAGTGAAGACAGTGTTGAAAAGTCAACTGTTGTTTCCTATGGTTCCAGGCCAGACTTCAAAG AAATCTATGAATCAAGTTCAAAGAAGTGGGGCCTTGTTGATGTGGGTGTCATAGTTTGTGGCCCTTCAACACTTCAGACAAGTGTTGCTGAAGAAATCAGGTCACACAGCATGACAAGACAACGCCATGACTCCATCTTCCATTTCCACAGCCATAGCTTTGATCTCTAG
- the LOC114188068 gene encoding endoglucanase 25-like, translating to MYGRDPWGGPLEINATDSATEEERSRNLQDLDRAALSRPLDETQQSWLLGPGEQKKKKYVDLGCIIVSRKIFVWTVGTVLFAAFLAGFIALIVNTVPRHHHKHPPPDNYTLALHKALMFFNAQRSGKLPKHNNVSWRGNSGMQDGKSSATSSAIKDLVGGFYDAGDAIKFNFPAAFSISMLSWSVIEYSAKYEAAGELDHVKEIIKWGADYFLKSFNSTADTITSLAAQVGSGDTSGGSAPNDHYCWMRPEDMDYERPVIECQSCSDLAAEMAAALASASIVFKDNKAYSKKLVHGATTLFKFSRDQRGRYSAGSSEAAIFYNSTSYWDEYVWGGAWMYFATGNSSYLKLATAPGLAKHAGAFWGGPDYGVLSWDNKLAGAQVLLSRLRLFLSPGYPYEEILRTFHNQTSIIMCSYLPVFTSFNRTKGGLIQLNHGRPQPLQYVVNAAFLAALYSDYLDAADTPGWYCGPNFFSTDVLRNFAKTQIDYILGKNPRKMSYIVGFGDHYPKHVHHRGASIPKNKVKYSCKGGWKWRDSSKPNPNTIVGAMVAGPDKHDGFHDVRSNYNYTEPTLAGNAGLVAALVALSGDKSTSIDKNTIFSAVPPMFPTPPPPPAPWKP from the exons ATGTACGGTAGAGATCCGTGGGGTGGGCCGTTGGAGATCAATGCGACGGACTCCGCCACGGAGGAGGAGCGGAGCCGGAACCTGCAGGACTTGGACAGGGCGGCGCTGTCGCGGCCCTTAGACGAGACGCAGCAGAGTTGGCTCCTGGGACCCGGCgaacagaagaagaagaagtacgTGGATCTCGGCTGCATCATCGTCAGCCGCAAGATCTTCGTATGGACCGTGGGCACGGTTCTCTTCGCCGCATTCCTCGCCGGATTCATCGCGCTTATCGTGAACACGGTCCCTCGCCACCACCACAAACACCCGCCTCCCGACAACTACACGCTCGCCCTTCACAAGGCCCTGATGTTCTTCAACGCCCAGAGAT CGGGGAAGTTGCCGAAGCATAACAATGTGTCTTGGAGGGGGAACTCGGGTATGCAAGATGGGAAGTCTTCTGCTACTTCTTCTGCGATTAAGGATCTGGTGGGTGGGTTCTACGATGCCGGGGATGCTATCAAGTTTAACTTTCCTGCTGCGTTTTCCATTTCTATGTTGAGTTGGAGTGTGATTGAGTATAGTGCAAAGTATGAGGCTGCTGGGGAGCTTGATCATGTTAAGGAGATCATTAAGTGGGGTGCTGATTATTTTCTCAAGAGTTTCAATAGTACTGCTGACACCATCACCTCACTTGCTGCTCAG GTTGGGTCAGGAGATACTTCTGGTGGGAGTGCTCCCAACGATCACTATTGCTGGATGCGTCCGGAGGACATGGACTATGAACGCCCTGTGATTGAATGCCAGAGTTGTTCAGATCTTGCCGCTGAGATGGCTGCTGCCTTGGCTTCTGCTTCCATTGTTTTCAAGGACAATAAGGCCTATTCCAAGAAACTGGTGCATGGTGCAACCACGCTCTTCAAGTTTTCGAGGGATCAGAGAGGTAGATACAGTGCTGGGAGTTCGGAAGCTGCAATATTTTATAACTCAACCAGTTACTGGGATGAATATGTTTGGGGAGGTGCATGGATGTACTTTGCAACTGGAAATTCGTCATACCTTAAGCTTGCTACTGCTCCTGGCCTGGCCAAGCATGCTGGTGCCTTCTGGGGAGGCCCTGATTATGGGGTCCTCAGCTGGGATAACAAACTTGCTGGTGCTCAG GTTCTTCTGAGTCGTTTGAGGTTGTTCTTGAGTCCTGGCTATCCATATGAAGAAATTTTGAGGACCTTTCACAATCAGACAAGCATAATCATGTGCTCCTATCTTCCAGTTTTCACAAGCTTTAATAGAACCAAAG GTGGCTTGATTCAATTAAACCATGGTAGGCCTCAGCCTCTGCAATATGTTGTCAATGCTGCCTTTTTGGCTGCCCTATATAGTGATTATCTTGATGCTGCTGATACACCTGGATGGTATTGTggacctaatttcttttcaACAGATGTGCTCCGTAACTTTGCCAAGACCCAG ATTGATTACATTCTTGGGAAAAATCCGAGGAAAATGAGCTATATTGTAGGTTTTGGTGATCACTATCCAAAACATGTCCACCATAGAGGTGCATCTATTCCAAAGAACAAGGTCAAATATAGCTGTAAAGGTGGATGGAAATGGAGGGATTCTTCCAAGCCAAACCCAAATACAATTGTTGGTGCCATGGTCGCTGGTCCTGACAAGCATGATGGCTTCCATGATGTTCGTTCAAACTACAATTACACAGAGCCAACTCTTGCCGGAAATGCTGGTTTAGTTGCGGCACTAGTGGCATTGTCAGGCGACAAGAGCACATCAATTGACAAAAATACCATTTTCTCTGCTGTTCCCCCTATGTTTCCCACGCCACCGCCACCTCCAGCACCTTGGAAACCATAA